A genome region from Natronosalvus rutilus includes the following:
- a CDS encoding DUF5807 family protein, producing the protein MTEAREAFLAGERPEDVALFLADSYVSDDRLAEYGDAVEGGVLIVIDGERGRNAFKAATGTGAMEFARLAMEHEGIIDDDLAGGTCPDELEDGDHDTQFVFAFAEEQNEEVGGIYAEGDVVHAYAQCTCGTAYSDRWAVQD; encoded by the coding sequence ATGACCGAGGCACGCGAGGCGTTTCTCGCCGGCGAACGACCGGAGGACGTGGCGCTCTTTCTCGCCGACTCCTACGTCTCCGACGACCGACTCGCCGAGTACGGCGACGCCGTCGAGGGTGGCGTCCTGATCGTCATCGACGGCGAGCGCGGCCGAAACGCGTTCAAAGCGGCGACCGGCACCGGCGCGATGGAGTTCGCCAGGCTGGCGATGGAACACGAGGGGATCATCGACGACGATCTCGCTGGTGGGACCTGCCCGGACGAACTCGAGGACGGCGACCACGACACCCAGTTCGTCTTCGCGTTCGCCGAGGAACAGAACGAGGAGGTCGGCGGCATCTACGCCGAGGGCGACGTCGTCCACGCCTACGCCCAGTGCACGTGCGGGACGGCGTACTCCGATCGCTGGGCGGTCCAGGACTGA
- a CDS encoding phosphoribosylaminoimidazolesuccinocarboxamide synthase, whose translation MTSVKEFRIDEEATADKLGSGAFVFTDDYSVFDWGKMPNQIPDKGASLCTMGAYNFELLQDAGVPTHYQGVVEDGSVIPLEAATRPPFEMAIDLTQVPDLPHEGRTYDYDAYHAAAGKNYLIPLEIVFRNEVPIGSSLRRRTDPEDHGLEFDTWPEGAVDLETPIVEFSTKYEEGDRYLSREEADVIAGKADIEVLEAVAREVNHAITEQAEKAGLVHQDGKIECLYYRGEIRVADVVGTFDENRFSYEGVQLSKEVIRQHHKRTQPDWVDAVTDAKERARAEDVADWKSLCEREPQPLDEDVIDIARAIYCAGTNAYVGREIFEAPSLSAAIGAVQRL comes from the coding sequence GTGACGAGCGTCAAGGAGTTCCGCATCGACGAGGAAGCGACCGCCGACAAACTGGGGTCGGGCGCGTTCGTCTTCACCGACGACTACTCCGTTTTCGACTGGGGGAAGATGCCCAATCAGATCCCCGACAAGGGCGCGAGCCTCTGTACGATGGGCGCGTACAACTTCGAACTGCTCCAGGACGCCGGTGTCCCGACGCACTACCAGGGCGTCGTCGAGGACGGCTCGGTGATCCCCCTCGAGGCGGCCACTCGTCCGCCGTTCGAGATGGCGATCGACCTCACCCAGGTCCCCGACCTGCCTCACGAGGGTCGTACCTACGACTACGACGCCTACCACGCTGCGGCCGGCAAGAACTACCTAATTCCTCTCGAGATCGTCTTCCGCAACGAGGTGCCGATCGGCTCGAGTCTGCGCCGACGAACCGACCCCGAAGACCACGGCCTCGAGTTCGACACCTGGCCCGAGGGCGCGGTCGACCTCGAGACGCCGATCGTCGAATTTTCGACGAAGTACGAGGAGGGCGATCGCTACCTCTCCCGGGAGGAGGCCGACGTCATCGCTGGTAAAGCGGACATCGAGGTACTCGAGGCGGTCGCCCGCGAAGTCAATCACGCAATCACCGAACAGGCCGAGAAGGCCGGACTCGTCCACCAGGACGGCAAGATCGAGTGTCTCTACTACCGGGGCGAGATTCGCGTCGCCGACGTCGTCGGCACGTTCGACGAGAACCGCTTCAGCTACGAGGGGGTACAACTCTCGAAGGAGGTCATCCGCCAGCACCACAAGCGAACCCAGCCCGACTGGGTCGACGCCGTCACCGACGCGAAAGAACGCGCCAGGGCCGAAGACGTCGCCGACTGGAAGTCCCTCTGCGAACGGGAGCCCCAGCCACTCGACGAAGACGTAATCGACATCGCTCGAGCAATCTACTGTGCCGGGACGAACGCCTACGTCGGCCGCGAAATATTCGAAGCGCCGTCGCTGTCGGCGGCGATTGGGGCCGTCCAGCGGCTGTAG
- a CDS encoding hydantoinase B/oxoprolinase family protein: MTLDAVTLEVLRNRLEGIAEEMGHVLIHGAYSPNIKERRDCSTALFDAEGRMVAQAEHIPVHLGAMPEAVRAVRERDPEPGEAYVLNDPFTGGTHLPDVTIVAPIDVDGDIVGYGVTRAHHGDVGGMTPGSMPAGATEIYQEGLRLPPTRLVVDGEVDTNVLSLALANVRNPAERRADLRAQLAATDRARDRVRELVAERGRASLEAAFDGVIEYSRERIETELEAIPDGTYRGRDWLEGDGIDESKIPLEVAVTVDGATVDVDFAGTANQVAGNMNAPLAVARSAVYFVLRAVTDPDIPPNDGCYQPVTVRAPAGSVLNPNRPAAVVGGNVETSQRMTDVVLSAFAEAVPGRVPAQSQGTMNNLIIGSRDAEGFTYYETIGGGFGARPDRDGVDGVQVGMTNTLNTPIEALEAAYPMRVERYALRAGSGGDGRYRGGLGLERSITVEVDATVSLLTERRRLAPRGASGGADGATGENRIDGRVVPAKTTVDVEAGTTVTVETPGGGGYGDPVERDSSARERDALDGKSVAGKSAESGEPGKQRSR, from the coding sequence GTGACCCTCGACGCCGTGACCCTCGAGGTGCTCCGAAACCGGCTCGAGGGAATCGCCGAGGAGATGGGGCACGTGTTGATCCACGGGGCCTACTCCCCGAATATCAAGGAGCGGCGGGACTGCTCGACGGCGCTGTTCGACGCCGAGGGCCGGATGGTCGCCCAGGCCGAGCACATCCCGGTCCACCTTGGGGCGATGCCGGAGGCGGTGCGGGCGGTACGCGAACGCGACCCTGAACCAGGTGAGGCGTACGTCCTGAACGATCCGTTTACCGGGGGAACGCACCTCCCTGACGTGACGATCGTCGCACCGATCGACGTCGACGGCGATATCGTCGGCTACGGGGTCACACGAGCCCACCACGGCGACGTCGGCGGGATGACCCCGGGGAGCATGCCCGCGGGAGCGACCGAGATCTACCAGGAGGGGCTGCGATTGCCGCCGACGCGGCTCGTCGTCGACGGCGAGGTCGACACGAACGTGCTGTCGCTCGCGCTGGCGAACGTCCGCAACCCCGCCGAACGCCGGGCGGACCTCCGTGCCCAGCTCGCCGCGACCGACCGGGCCCGCGACCGGGTGCGCGAACTCGTCGCCGAACGCGGTCGGGCGTCCCTCGAGGCGGCGTTCGACGGCGTCATCGAGTACTCTCGAGAGCGGATCGAGACCGAACTCGAGGCGATTCCCGACGGTACCTATCGGGGACGCGACTGGCTCGAGGGCGACGGCATCGATGAGTCGAAGATTCCGCTCGAGGTGGCGGTCACGGTCGACGGGGCGACGGTGGACGTCGACTTTGCGGGGACGGCCAACCAGGTGGCCGGCAACATGAACGCGCCGCTGGCGGTCGCCAGGAGCGCGGTGTACTTCGTCCTCAGGGCCGTGACGGACCCGGACATTCCGCCGAACGACGGCTGTTACCAGCCGGTGACCGTGCGTGCACCAGCGGGATCCGTTCTGAACCCGAACCGGCCAGCGGCCGTCGTCGGCGGAAACGTCGAAACGAGCCAGCGGATGACGGACGTTGTGCTCTCGGCGTTCGCCGAAGCCGTCCCCGGGCGTGTGCCCGCCCAGAGCCAGGGCACGATGAACAACCTGATTATCGGCAGTCGCGACGCCGAGGGCTTCACCTACTACGAGACCATCGGCGGCGGGTTCGGCGCCCGCCCCGACCGCGACGGCGTCGACGGCGTCCAGGTCGGGATGACCAACACCCTGAACACGCCGATCGAAGCCCTCGAGGCGGCCTACCCAATGCGCGTCGAGCGCTACGCCCTCCGAGCGGGAAGCGGCGGCGACGGGCGCTATCGCGGCGGCCTTGGCCTCGAGCGCTCTATTACTGTCGAGGTCGACGCGACGGTCTCCCTGCTCACGGAGCGACGGCGACTCGCTCCTCGCGGCGCGAGCGGCGGCGCGGACGGCGCCACGGGAGAAAACCGAATCGACGGAAGGGTCGTCCCCGCGAAGACGACGGTCGACGTTGAGGCCGGCACCACCGTCACCGTCGAGACGCCGGGCGGCGGCGGATACGGCGACCCGGTCGAGCGCGACTCGAGTGCGCGCGAACGCGACGCCCTCGACGGAAAGTCGGTCGCCGGGAAGTCAGCGGAGTCGGGAGAGCCAGGAAAGCAGAGAAGTCGATGA
- a CDS encoding hydantoinase/oxoprolinase family protein, with product MDATTHVGVDVGGTFTDVVLATEDGLTTAKVPSTADQSEGVLTGIEKVCEKASLSPESVETFTHAMTVSVNALLEGDGATTALVTTEGFRDVLEIGRQDRPSLYDLSVERVDPLVPRRRRFELAERATTEGVVDPVALEDVNDLVDCLAEARTEIESVAVSFLHAYADPANEAAVADRLREGLEVPVSASHEVLPAFREYERTSTTVANAYVCPAIDAYLGRLVERTRAAGLPEPRVMQSNGGIADLDAVRERAVTTVLSGPAAGVVGAAATAETAVADAGLEGLVTFDMGGTSSDVSLVRDGEVARTTSAEIAGHPIATPMVDVTTVGSGGGSITWVDAGGALRVGPESAGADPGPACYGRGGTEPTVTDAAVVLGYLGQDATLGGEVSLDVGAAQNALVELAKEAGLESAREAAAGVYRVANATMTRAIRSVTVERGHDPREFGLVAFGGAGPMHAAAVADRLGMDRVVIPLAGGVLSAYGLLDADEKHDRVRTHRTPLEAADREVLEEIYADLTADALQDVDSSGDPVVERRADLRYAGQSFELEVRVDDPVDIATVRERFGAAHERAYGYRMDEPIELVALGVTVRASREAPSIRYEGRGEGEDEDALGSRTVFFDGEAHEAAILVRDAVVPGTTLEGPAVLEDEESTTVVPPGWSGSVGENGELVLERERMNEPGQKTGTNGGERP from the coding sequence ATGGACGCGACGACGCACGTCGGCGTCGACGTCGGCGGCACGTTCACCGACGTCGTCCTGGCGACCGAGGACGGCCTGACGACCGCGAAGGTCCCCTCGACGGCCGATCAGAGCGAGGGCGTCCTCACAGGGATCGAGAAGGTCTGTGAGAAGGCGTCGCTCTCGCCCGAGTCCGTCGAGACGTTCACCCATGCGATGACGGTTTCAGTGAACGCGCTCCTCGAGGGCGACGGCGCGACGACCGCACTGGTCACGACGGAGGGGTTCCGCGACGTCCTCGAGATCGGTCGCCAGGACCGCCCGTCGCTGTACGACCTCTCGGTCGAGCGGGTCGACCCGCTCGTCCCTCGCCGCCGTCGGTTCGAACTCGCGGAACGGGCGACGACCGAGGGCGTCGTCGATCCGGTCGCCCTCGAGGACGTGAACGACCTGGTCGACTGCCTCGCCGAAGCCAGGACCGAGATCGAGAGCGTGGCCGTCTCGTTTCTCCACGCGTACGCGGATCCCGCGAACGAGGCCGCCGTCGCGGACCGACTACGGGAGGGACTCGAGGTGCCCGTGTCGGCTTCCCACGAGGTGCTCCCCGCGTTCCGGGAGTACGAGCGGACCTCGACGACAGTCGCGAACGCCTACGTCTGCCCGGCGATCGACGCCTACCTCGGACGGCTCGTCGAACGGACTCGAGCCGCCGGTCTCCCGGAACCGCGGGTGATGCAGTCCAACGGCGGCATCGCAGACCTCGACGCCGTCCGTGAACGGGCGGTGACGACGGTGCTCTCGGGGCCGGCGGCGGGCGTCGTCGGGGCGGCCGCGACCGCCGAGACCGCAGTCGCGGACGCGGGTCTTGAGGGGCTCGTCACCTTCGACATGGGCGGTACCTCGAGCGACGTGAGCCTCGTCCGCGACGGCGAAGTCGCCAGAACTACGTCAGCTGAAATCGCCGGCCACCCCATCGCGACGCCGATGGTCGACGTGACGACCGTCGGCTCCGGCGGTGGCTCGATCACGTGGGTCGACGCCGGCGGCGCCCTTCGGGTGGGCCCCGAGTCGGCGGGCGCCGACCCCGGTCCGGCGTGCTACGGTCGCGGGGGGACCGAACCGACCGTCACCGACGCGGCCGTCGTCCTCGGCTACCTCGGCCAAGACGCGACCCTCGGCGGCGAGGTTTCCCTCGACGTCGGCGCCGCCCAGAACGCGCTCGTGGAACTGGCAAAGGAGGCGGGGCTCGAGTCAGCCCGCGAGGCCGCCGCCGGGGTCTACCGCGTCGCGAACGCGACGATGACTCGCGCCATCCGATCGGTGACCGTCGAGCGCGGCCACGACCCTCGCGAGTTCGGCCTCGTGGCCTTCGGCGGCGCCGGACCGATGCACGCCGCCGCCGTGGCAGACCGGCTCGGGATGGATCGCGTCGTGATCCCCCTCGCCGGCGGGGTGCTCTCGGCATACGGCCTGCTCGACGCCGACGAGAAACACGACCGGGTGCGAACCCACCGAACGCCGCTCGAGGCGGCCGACCGCGAGGTCCTGGAGGAAATCTACGCCGACCTGACAGCCGACGCGCTCCAGGACGTCGACTCCAGCGGCGACCCAGTCGTCGAGCGACGCGCCGACCTCCGGTACGCCGGCCAGAGCTTCGAACTCGAGGTGCGCGTCGACGACCCGGTCGACATCGCGACCGTCCGCGAGCGCTTCGGCGCGGCCCACGAGCGCGCCTACGGCTACCGGATGGACGAGCCAATCGAACTGGTCGCGCTCGGGGTGACGGTCCGCGCGAGCCGCGAGGCACCGTCGATCCGTTACGAGGGACGGGGGGAGGGAGAGGACGAGGACGCACTCGGGTCTCGAACGGTCTTCTTCGACGGCGAGGCCCACGAAGCGGCGATTCTGGTCAGAGACGCCGTCGTTCCCGGCACGACGCTCGAGGGGCCGGCCGTCCTCGAGGACGAGGAGAGCACGACGGTCGTCCCGCCGGGGTGGTCCGGTTCGGTGGGTGAGAACGGGGAACTCGTCCTCGAGCGCGAACGGATGAACGAGCCCGGCCAGAAAACCGGGACCAACGGAGGTGAGCGCCCGTGA
- the cofH gene encoding 7,8-didemethyl-8-hydroxy-5-deazariboflavin synthase subunit CofH, giving the protein MEPPVTDADLAFEHVPETDQSFENALEKARNGTRLTVDDAVELFTTGTDREGIDRQRKERVLEAADHRRQAVVGDEVTFVANLNNNVTTACNVGCLFCNFKDAAHTFERDYDGLETAGFTKTPAESREIVADAVERGIYEVTSVSGLHPGFALDDEHLEILEAHPDPKAVNYKPPATYETDLGTYADQLEAMSVDGVHVHSMTPEEGYHARRGTDWSYEEVYGRLQDAGLDTVPGTAAEILVDEVRDVICPGKIRTDDWLEAMEAAANVGLGLTATIMYGHVENEAHRAMHLQEVRDLQERVDGAITEFVPLSFVHQNTPLYEHGVVSGGASRDEDELMIAVSRLFLDNIDHVQSSWVKYGDEGGLKMLACGADDFMGTILSEEITTRAGGEHGEFRSFEDYVDLITSIGRVPVERSTDYRERRVIDPDDPPFGPRLGPKADGTPLLEDERATTGVESIPE; this is encoded by the coding sequence ATGGAACCCCCCGTCACCGACGCCGACCTCGCCTTCGAGCACGTTCCCGAGACGGACCAGTCGTTTGAGAACGCCCTCGAGAAGGCGCGGAACGGGACGCGGCTCACGGTCGACGACGCTGTCGAGTTGTTCACGACGGGGACCGACCGCGAGGGGATCGACCGCCAGCGCAAGGAGCGGGTGCTCGAGGCGGCCGACCACCGCCGCCAGGCCGTCGTCGGCGACGAGGTCACCTTCGTCGCCAACCTCAACAACAACGTCACGACCGCGTGCAACGTCGGCTGCCTCTTCTGCAACTTTAAGGACGCCGCCCACACCTTCGAGCGCGACTACGACGGCCTCGAGACAGCCGGGTTCACCAAGACGCCAGCCGAATCGCGCGAAATCGTCGCCGACGCCGTCGAGCGCGGGATCTACGAGGTGACCTCGGTCTCGGGACTCCACCCCGGGTTCGCCCTCGACGACGAGCACCTCGAAATCCTCGAGGCCCACCCGGACCCGAAGGCGGTCAACTACAAGCCGCCCGCCACGTACGAAACTGATCTCGGCACCTACGCCGACCAGCTCGAGGCGATGAGCGTCGACGGCGTCCACGTTCACTCGATGACCCCCGAGGAGGGATACCACGCCCGGCGGGGAACCGACTGGTCCTACGAGGAGGTGTACGGCCGACTGCAGGACGCCGGGCTGGACACGGTTCCGGGAACCGCCGCCGAGATCCTCGTCGACGAGGTTCGCGACGTCATCTGTCCCGGGAAGATTCGAACTGACGACTGGCTCGAGGCCATGGAGGCCGCCGCGAACGTCGGTCTCGGTCTGACAGCGACGATCATGTACGGCCACGTGGAGAACGAGGCTCATCGGGCGATGCACCTGCAGGAAGTCAGGGACCTCCAGGAGCGCGTCGACGGCGCCATCACCGAGTTCGTGCCCCTCTCGTTCGTCCACCAGAACACGCCGCTGTATGAACACGGCGTCGTCTCGGGCGGGGCCAGCCGCGACGAGGACGAACTCATGATCGCCGTCTCGAGGCTCTTTCTCGACAACATCGACCACGTCCAGTCCTCGTGGGTCAAGTACGGCGACGAGGGCGGCCTGAAGATGCTCGCCTGCGGTGCCGACGACTTCATGGGGACGATCCTCTCCGAGGAGATCACGACTCGCGCCGGCGGCGAACACGGCGAGTTCCGATCCTTCGAGGACTACGTCGACCTCATCACCTCGATCGGTCGCGTGCCGGTCGAACGCTCGACGGACTACCGGGAGCGGCGCGTGATCGACCCCGACGATCCGCCGTTCGGACCACGACTAGGGCCGAAGGCCGACGGGACGCCGCTGCTCGAGGACGAACGGGCCACAACCGGCGTGGAATCGATCCCGGAGTAG
- the azf gene encoding NAD-dependent glucose-6-phosphate dehydrogenase Azf, translating into MEQSVLLTGAGGRVGTAILDDLAEDYDWRLLDREPLTGEYAETHDSVVADIVDETAVREAIEGVDVVIHLAGDPRPEAPWDSVLRNNIDGTQTVLEAAVDADVEKVVFASSNHAVGAFETDERTPDLYRVHDEFRLDGTELPRPGNLYGVSKAAGETLGRYYHDEYGLSVCCVRIGNLTKDHPPVDYERGQAMWLSYRDCAHLFDRAIEADYGYEIVYGISDNDRKYYSLERAREVLGYEPRDNSAAHE; encoded by the coding sequence ATGGAACAGTCAGTCCTGCTCACGGGGGCTGGAGGCCGCGTCGGGACCGCGATCCTCGACGACCTCGCAGAAGACTACGACTGGCGGCTGCTCGACCGCGAGCCGCTGACCGGCGAGTACGCCGAGACCCACGACTCCGTCGTCGCCGACATCGTCGACGAGACGGCCGTCCGCGAGGCTATAGAGGGCGTCGACGTCGTCATCCACCTCGCGGGCGACCCGCGTCCGGAAGCTCCGTGGGACAGCGTATTGCGAAACAACATCGACGGCACCCAGACGGTCCTGGAGGCTGCCGTCGACGCCGACGTCGAGAAGGTCGTCTTCGCCTCCTCGAACCACGCCGTCGGCGCCTTCGAGACCGACGAGCGGACCCCGGACCTCTACCGCGTGCACGACGAGTTCCGCCTCGACGGGACGGAACTCCCCCGCCCCGGCAACCTCTACGGCGTTTCGAAGGCCGCCGGGGAGACTCTCGGCCGGTACTACCACGACGAGTACGGCCTCTCGGTGTGTTGCGTCCGGATTGGGAACCTCACGAAGGACCACCCGCCCGTCGACTACGAGCGCGGGCAGGCGATGTGGCTCTCCTACCGGGACTGCGCCCACCTCTTCGACCGGGCGATCGAGGCCGACTACGGCTACGAGATCGTCTACGGTATCTCCGACAACGACCGCAAGTACTACTCGCTCGAGCGCGCTCGTGAGGTGCTCGGGTACGAGCCGCGGGACAACTCGGCGGCTCACGAGTAA
- a CDS encoding DUF424 domain-containing protein — MLLVERQTPKGLLVSVCDRNVLGESFEAPDGRASITVTEDFYGEGADAVDEEAVIDSLSRASVANLVGTETVEVAIDSGFVDAEHVLELEGTRHAQFLRM, encoded by the coding sequence ATGTTACTCGTCGAGCGCCAAACGCCCAAAGGTCTGCTCGTCTCAGTCTGCGATCGGAACGTCCTCGGAGAGTCCTTCGAGGCCCCGGACGGTCGTGCCTCCATCACCGTCACCGAGGACTTCTATGGCGAAGGGGCCGACGCGGTCGACGAGGAAGCGGTCATCGACAGCCTCTCGCGGGCGAGCGTTGCCAACCTGGTCGGAACGGAAACGGTCGAGGTGGCGATCGACTCCGGGTTCGTCGACGCCGAACACGTCCTCGAACTCGAGGGGACGCGACACGCCCAGTTCTTGCGGATGTAA
- a CDS encoding tetratricopeptide repeat protein — protein MTDRQEDSDRRHRFSEGAGFDESYEEFDLDPPELDVDPSRVDPIDSRALADMLDERQIGSEDVDAQELIDVGLSYTQINRYEQATEAFERAAQFTDDPATEQEAWVNKGVAHAELEEYDEAIGAHREALRIAREAEEDAGEYDRASPEHTATAHTNLAYALWEFGETAEALDHAERAVEVDDRFAEGWYNRAFFLADRGLTEDALHSIDNAIRLGLRNAPVLEEKARILEELGEDEQAEALAEEANELREQAEQQLVEEREQMRE, from the coding sequence ATGACCGACCGCCAGGAGGATTCAGACCGCAGGCACCGCTTCTCGGAGGGGGCCGGCTTCGACGAGTCCTACGAGGAGTTCGACCTCGACCCGCCCGAACTCGACGTCGACCCCTCGCGGGTCGACCCCATCGACTCGCGGGCACTCGCCGACATGCTCGACGAGCGACAGATCGGGAGCGAGGACGTCGACGCCCAGGAACTAATCGACGTCGGCCTCAGCTACACGCAGATCAACCGCTACGAGCAGGCAACCGAGGCCTTCGAGCGCGCCGCACAGTTCACCGACGACCCCGCCACAGAGCAGGAGGCCTGGGTCAACAAGGGGGTCGCCCACGCCGAACTCGAGGAGTACGACGAGGCCATCGGCGCCCACCGCGAGGCCCTCCGCATCGCCCGCGAGGCCGAAGAGGACGCCGGGGAGTACGACCGCGCCTCGCCCGAGCACACTGCGACCGCTCACACCAACCTCGCCTACGCCCTCTGGGAGTTCGGCGAGACGGCCGAAGCCCTCGACCACGCCGAGCGGGCCGTCGAGGTCGACGACCGCTTCGCCGAGGGCTGGTACAACCGGGCGTTCTTCCTGGCCGACCGGGGGCTCACCGAGGACGCGCTCCACTCCATCGACAACGCGATCAGGCTGGGACTCCGCAACGCACCGGTTCTCGAGGAGAAAGCCCGGATTCTCGAGGAACTGGGCGAGGACGAGCAGGCCGAGGCACTCGCCGAAGAGGCGAACGAACTGCGCGAACAGGCCGAACAGCAACTGGTCGAAGAGCGCGAGCAGATGCGTGAGTGA
- a CDS encoding ornithine cyclodeaminase family protein yields the protein MQTLLLDSEDVDENAMMADVIGAVEDAFAAYERGDAQMPAKSYIDLPQYNGDFRSMPAYLDAGDWDAAGLKWVNVHPDNPADHDLPTVMGTMIYSDPETAFPLAVMDGTELTMKRTGAAAAVATDYLAVEDATSLGIVGAGVQSYTQLDAIAQIRPIEEVVVSDLDDERVRRFVDTYGDDFDVREGSISEAGHCDVLSTVTPVETPIVGPDDVGENTHVNAMGADAEGKHELADDLLRGARIVIDDHKQCTHSGEINVPYNEGVLTDDDIYGEIGQLVVGEKTGRDADTGVTVFDSTGLAIQDVAAAHVVYEQAASNENGSPFDLVGVQK from the coding sequence ATGCAAACGCTCCTGCTGGACAGCGAGGACGTCGACGAGAACGCGATGATGGCGGACGTCATCGGCGCGGTCGAGGACGCCTTCGCCGCCTACGAGCGCGGGGACGCACAGATGCCGGCGAAGTCCTACATCGACCTCCCCCAGTACAACGGGGACTTCCGGTCGATGCCCGCCTACCTCGACGCTGGGGACTGGGACGCCGCCGGGCTGAAGTGGGTCAACGTCCACCCCGACAACCCCGCCGACCACGACTTACCGACCGTGATGGGGACGATGATCTACTCCGACCCCGAGACCGCGTTCCCGCTCGCGGTGATGGACGGCACCGAACTCACGATGAAGCGCACCGGCGCGGCGGCCGCCGTCGCCACGGACTACCTGGCCGTCGAGGACGCTACGAGCCTGGGCATCGTCGGGGCTGGCGTCCAGTCGTACACGCAACTCGACGCCATCGCCCAGATTCGACCCATCGAGGAGGTCGTCGTCAGCGACCTGGACGACGAGCGCGTCCGGCGATTTGTCGACACCTACGGTGACGACTTCGACGTCCGCGAGGGCTCGATCAGCGAGGCCGGCCACTGCGACGTGCTCTCGACGGTGACGCCCGTCGAGACACCCATCGTCGGCCCCGACGACGTTGGGGAGAATACCCACGTCAACGCGATGGGGGCCGACGCCGAGGGCAAGCACGAACTGGCCGACGACCTCCTCCGGGGCGCTCGCATCGTCATCGACGACCACAAGCAGTGCACCCACTCCGGCGAGATCAACGTCCCCTACAACGAGGGCGTCCTCACCGACGACGACATCTACGGCGAGATCGGCCAGCTCGTCGTCGGCGAGAAGACCGGCCGCGACGCCGACACCGGCGTCACCGTCTTCGACTCGACCGGCCTCGCGATCCAGGACGTCGCGGCCGCTCACGTCGTCTACGAACAGGCCGCGAGCAACGAGAACGGCTCGCCGTTCGACCTCGTCGGCGTCCAGAAGTAG
- a CDS encoding 23S rRNA (uridine(2552)-2'-O)-methyltransferase translates to MGRGKDDYYNRAKQQGYRSRAAYKLKQLDDLESLIEGGDTVVDLGAAPGGWLQVAAEKVGPRGRVIGVDLQRIKDLEDAELADRTETLRGDMTQEKTLKRVLDAADGPVDCVVSDMAPNMSGEYSLDQARSLHLARMAFETALELLDTGGNFAVKVFEGPDVDALRADIDDEFQYVRATSPDASRQSSSEIYLLAKGRLTAPVEVGDELEVEIIDTGSEGDGIASVEGYRLFVTGTEKGETVRVRVEDVKPNFGFAELLE, encoded by the coding sequence ATGGGACGAGGGAAAGACGACTACTACAATCGCGCAAAACAGCAGGGGTACCGCTCGAGAGCGGCCTACAAACTCAAACAGCTCGACGACCTCGAGTCGCTCATCGAGGGCGGCGACACCGTGGTCGACCTCGGGGCGGCCCCCGGTGGCTGGCTCCAAGTGGCTGCCGAGAAGGTCGGCCCCCGCGGACGTGTCATCGGCGTCGACCTCCAGCGGATCAAGGATCTCGAGGATGCCGAACTCGCCGATCGCACGGAGACGCTTCGGGGCGACATGACCCAGGAGAAGACCCTGAAGCGGGTCCTCGACGCTGCGGATGGCCCCGTCGACTGCGTCGTCTCGGACATGGCGCCGAACATGTCCGGAGAGTACTCGCTGGACCAGGCGCGCTCGCTCCACCTCGCCCGGATGGCCTTCGAGACGGCCCTCGAGTTGCTAGACACAGGGGGCAACTTCGCGGTAAAGGTGTTCGAGGGGCCGGACGTGGATGCCCTCCGGGCGGACATCGACGACGAGTTCCAGTACGTCAGAGCGACCAGTCCCGACGCCTCGCGGCAGTCCTCCTCGGAGATCTACCTCCTCGCCAAGGGACGCCTAACCGCCCCGGTCGAGGTGGGCGATGAACTCGAGGTCGAGATTATCGACACGGGATCTGAGGGCGACGGTATCGCGTCGGTAGAAGGCTACCGCCTGTTCGTCACTGGAACCGAGAAAGGAGAGACGGTCCGGGTTCGCGTCGAGGACGTGAAGCCGAACTTCGGGTTCGCGGAACTGCTCGAGTGA
- a CDS encoding Rid family detoxifying hydrolase encodes MKRIISTDDAPAAVGAYSQGTTNDSIVFTAGQIPLTPDGDLLDDEPIDVQTEQALDNVEAVLEEAGAAMSDVLKMTVLLDDIEEFGAMNEVYASYFDDEPPARSAFEVANLPKGVGIEIEAIASLE; translated from the coding sequence ATGAAGCGCATCATCAGCACGGACGACGCACCGGCAGCCGTCGGCGCCTACAGCCAGGGAACGACCAACGACTCGATCGTCTTTACCGCGGGTCAGATCCCGCTCACGCCCGACGGCGACCTGCTCGACGACGAGCCGATCGACGTCCAGACCGAGCAGGCTCTCGACAACGTCGAGGCCGTCCTCGAGGAAGCGGGCGCGGCCATGAGCGACGTGCTCAAGATGACCGTCCTCCTGGATGACATCGAGGAGTTCGGGGCGATGAACGAGGTCTACGCGAGCTACTTCGACGACGAGCCGCCGGCCCGGAGCGCCTTCGAGGTCGCGAACCTGCCGAAAGGCGTCGGGATCGAGATCGAAGCGATCGCCAGCCTCGAGTAG